In one window of Candidatus Bathyarchaeota archaeon DNA:
- a CDS encoding 30S ribosomal protein S9, translated as MSLRKKVQLTVGKRKTSKARVVISKGKGRVRINNIPLAFYQPLIARDKITESIMVAGELAENVDIKVKVHGGGYMSQAEAVRMGIAQSFLKWSRGKKLRTAYLNYDRTMLSGDGRRKEPKKFGGPGARRKKQKSYR; from the coding sequence ATGTCATTAAGAAAGAAGGTTCAGCTCACTGTCGGTAAGAGGAAGACCAGCAAGGCCCGAGTTGTCATATCTAAGGGGAAAGGTCGTGTTAGAATCAACAATATCCCCTTAGCATTCTATCAGCCCCTCATAGCCCGGGATAAGATCACGGAGTCTATTATGGTCGCGGGAGAGTTAGCGGAAAACGTGGACATCAAGGTTAAGGTACACGGCGGTGGCTACATGAGCCAAGCCGAGGCTGTTCGAATGGGCATCGCCCAGAGTTTTTTAAAGTGGAGTAGGGGTAAAAAGCTCAGGACCGCATATCTCAACTATGACAGAACCATGCTTTCAGGCGATGGCAGGCGGAAGGAGCCAAAAAAGTTCGGCGGACCCGGCGCGCGGCGTAAGAAACAGAAATCCTACAGATGA
- a CDS encoding ribosomal protein L13e produces the protein MVRMISPIVKRGVGFKAGKGFSIDEVKGAGVNVGEARHLGVPVDQRRSTSYPENVEALKAWIAEARKEGFRVPKPKMTSKGQRGRAFRGLTSSGKKMRALGKS, from the coding sequence ATGGTAAGGATGATCTCACCTATAGTGAAACGCGGGGTTGGGTTCAAGGCCGGCAAAGGGTTCTCAATAGACGAGGTTAAGGGGGCCGGTGTCAACGTTGGCGAAGCACGCCATCTCGGCGTGCCCGTGGATCAAAGAAGGAGCACCAGTTACCCCGAGAACGTGGAGGCCCTTAAGGCGTGGATCGCGGAGGCCCGTAAGGAGGGCTTCAGAGTCCCAAAGCCAAAGATGACCTCGAAGGGACAGAGAGGTAGGGCTTTCCGTGGGCTCACGAGCTCCGGGAAAAAGATGCGTGCCTTGGGAAAGAGCTGA
- a CDS encoding aspartate ammonia-lyase, producing the protein MVSHRSERDLLGDVRVPADALYGSFTVRAKENFGISGLKIYEGFISTLAEVKKAAAQTNGDLGFLGGESLVAIRSATDEVISGDHFAEFPLDVFQAGAGTAWNMNMNEVIANRANQMLGSPLGTYRPVHPNDHVNLSQSSNDVIPNAMRVTTIKLTKGLIESIIELEGSLLSKAEEFRAVRKSGRTHNRDAVPISLGQEFRAYASAISSSRERITQAVDSLRRLFLGGTAVGTGLNTHPEYPGIVLDHLKTITGLDLVLAENFVEKTMFMTDFLYYLDALAALSVDLVKICGDLILLSSGPRTGLGEITLPEVEPGSSIMPGKVNPSILESVSMVCLQVRGARATVEDAAKLGALNLNVFTPVIAFNTFTSARWLTNAIHILTERCVSGIEVNLVATNYYFDYSNAIATLLNPVIGYEAAGELAKEALEKGAKIRDLIIEKGILTQGEIDELIEHSGEPNLHISRRITEERRRKG; encoded by the coding sequence ATGGTATCTCATAGAAGCGAGAGGGACCTCCTAGGGGATGTACGCGTACCTGCGGATGCCCTATATGGGTCTTTTACCGTGAGGGCAAAGGAGAACTTTGGTATCTCCGGGTTAAAGATCTATGAGGGGTTCATCTCAACCCTTGCAGAGGTCAAGAAGGCGGCGGCCCAGACCAATGGAGATCTCGGATTCTTGGGAGGGGAATCCCTCGTAGCTATCAGGAGCGCTACTGATGAGGTTATCTCGGGGGATCACTTTGCTGAATTCCCTCTGGACGTATTCCAGGCGGGGGCTGGGACCGCGTGGAATATGAACATGAATGAGGTCATCGCTAACCGGGCAAACCAAATGTTGGGCTCACCCTTGGGCACCTATAGACCAGTTCACCCCAACGACCACGTTAACCTGTCACAGAGTTCCAACGATGTCATCCCCAACGCCATGAGGGTCACGACCATTAAGCTCACTAAGGGACTGATCGAGAGTATAATCGAACTCGAGGGCTCTCTCCTGAGTAAAGCAGAGGAGTTCAGGGCCGTAAGGAAGAGTGGCAGGACTCATAACCGTGACGCAGTCCCTATATCACTAGGTCAGGAGTTCCGGGCGTACGCCTCTGCAATCTCCAGTAGCAGGGAACGGATCACTCAAGCCGTAGATTCTCTTCGGAGGCTCTTCCTGGGGGGAACTGCCGTGGGGACGGGATTGAATACCCACCCAGAATATCCGGGGATCGTCCTGGATCACCTGAAGACCATCACAGGGTTAGACCTTGTGCTGGCTGAGAACTTTGTTGAGAAGACGATGTTCATGACTGACTTCTTATATTACTTAGACGCGTTAGCAGCCCTTTCAGTAGACTTAGTGAAGATCTGTGGCGATCTGATACTTCTAAGCTCGGGGCCTCGAACTGGCCTTGGGGAAATAACTCTGCCCGAGGTAGAGCCAGGATCCAGCATCATGCCGGGGAAGGTGAATCCCAGCATTCTCGAGTCCGTCAGTATGGTCTGCCTCCAGGTCAGGGGTGCAAGGGCGACCGTGGAGGACGCCGCTAAATTAGGAGCGCTCAACCTCAACGTTTTTACCCCTGTCATCGCATTCAACACGTTCACCTCTGCAAGGTGGCTCACCAACGCGATTCACATCCTTACGGAGAGATGCGTTTCGGGAATTGAGGTCAATCTAGTTGCAACAAACTACTACTTTGACTATTCTAATGCTATAGCCACCCTTCTCAACCCAGTTATAGGTTACGAAGCAGCCGGTGAACTCGCCAAAGAGGCCCTAGAGAAGGGCGCTAAGATCAGGGACCTCATCATAGAGAAAGGAATACTAACTCAGGGAGAGATAGACGAGCTCATCGAGCACTCCGGTGAGCCCAATCTCCATATCTCCAGGCGGATCACTGAGGAGAGGCGACGTAAGGGCTAA
- a CDS encoding pyridoxal phosphate-dependent aminotransferase: MFTGDIFNFATIEGMLEAPGRKWHTHTPDVIPLWIADPDFPVAMEIKKALLNCIHDEDLFYGFNEPTMAAMAEKVTRRNSLDASGEDILITQGVIPAMWLAVNHACKTGDEVIATDPMYFHFYSAQEVTGTIPIRWNLNMEDGYNFDEEVLKELVTAKTKLIFVCNPHNPTGRVMTEKELKAIADIAVDSEITVMSDELWEDIIFDGRKHISLASLSPEIERLTMTTWGFSKTFGVAGIRMGYTCATDEGMMANLKRISADITRTTNNMAKAAAPVMLDHRLDWWRRDIITHLEKIREICYKRLDELPGVTYPKLEGTYLMFPKFDYDIVSDELQKYMLEVGKIAFTSGSEFGAQGEGHLRLCMATSEAVINEAFDRLEGALSNLR, encoded by the coding sequence ATGTTTACAGGAGATATTTTCAACTTTGCAACCATAGAGGGGATGCTCGAGGCCCCGGGCAGGAAATGGCACACACACACCCCAGATGTGATACCACTATGGATAGCAGACCCTGACTTCCCCGTCGCGATGGAAATAAAGAAGGCCCTCCTCAACTGCATCCACGACGAGGATCTATTTTACGGATTCAACGAGCCCACCATGGCGGCGATGGCAGAAAAGGTGACCAGGAGGAACAGCCTCGATGCGAGCGGGGAGGACATCCTCATCACCCAAGGGGTCATCCCAGCGATGTGGCTCGCAGTAAACCACGCGTGCAAAACAGGGGACGAGGTGATAGCCACCGATCCTATGTACTTTCACTTCTACTCGGCCCAAGAGGTCACGGGTACAATTCCCATCCGCTGGAACCTCAATATGGAAGATGGATACAATTTTGATGAAGAGGTTCTTAAAGAGCTGGTGACAGCCAAAACGAAACTCATCTTTGTCTGCAACCCCCACAACCCCACGGGGAGAGTAATGACTGAGAAAGAGCTCAAGGCCATAGCGGATATTGCAGTAGACAGCGAGATCACGGTGATGAGCGACGAGCTCTGGGAAGACATAATCTTCGATGGCAGGAAGCATATTTCCCTAGCCAGCCTAAGCCCAGAGATAGAGAGGCTCACCATGACCACCTGGGGATTCTCTAAGACCTTTGGGGTCGCAGGGATCCGGATGGGGTATACCTGCGCCACCGACGAGGGGATGATGGCGAACCTCAAGAGGATTTCGGCTGATATCACCCGGACCACCAACAATATGGCGAAGGCCGCTGCTCCGGTGATGCTGGACCACCGTCTTGACTGGTGGCGTAGGGACATCATAACCCATCTGGAGAAGATCAGGGAAATCTGCTACAAGAGGCTGGACGAGTTACCCGGAGTCACCTACCCCAAGTTGGAGGGTACATACTTAATGTTCCCAAAGTTTGACTACGATATCGTCAGTGATGAACTACAAAAGTACATGCTTGAGGTAGGAAAAATTGCCTTCACGTCGGGCTCTGAGTTCGGCGCCCAGGGGGAGGGGCATCTTAGGCTCTGCATGGCGACCAGCGAAGCCGTCATCAATGAGGCCTTTGATAGACTTGAAGGCGCCCTCTCCAACCTGAGGTAG